The Oryzias latipes chromosome 1, ASM223467v1 genome contains a region encoding:
- the atp5pd gene encoding ATP synthase subunit d, mitochondrial: MASRRVALKAVDWLAFAERVPPNQRSMFNALKTRSDAISAKLASLPETPAAIDWSFYRSAVAKAGMVDEFEKKFKALQIPEPVDTQTSAINAQEAEANKSALAYVEASKARIAQYEEELTKFKNMIPFDQMTMDDLSDAFPETRLDKVKYPYWPHKPIADL, translated from the exons ATGGCGAGCCGCCGCGTTGCCCTGAAGGCCGTCGACTGGTTGGCGTTTGCTGAACGTGTCCCGCCCAACCAGCGCAGCATGTTCAACGCTCTGAAGACTCGCAGTGATGCCATTTCTGCCAA ACTAGCATCTTTGCCAGAAACTCCTGCTGCTATTGACTGGAGCTTCTACAGGAGTGCAGTGGCTAAAGCTGGAATGGTTGATGAGTTTGAGAAGAAG TTTAAAGCGCTGCAAATCCCTGAGCCTGTTGATACTCAGACCAGCGCCATCAACGCACAGGAGGCCGAGGCT aataaaagcgcaTTAGCTTACGTGGAAGCATCAAAGGCCCGCATTGCTCAGTATGAAGAGGAG CTCACTAAATTTAAGAACATGATCCCCTTTGACCAGATGACCATGGACGACCTCAGCGATGCTTTCCCTGAGACCCGACTGGACAAGGTCAAATATCCTTACTGGCCCCACAAGCCCATCGCAGACCTGTAA